A region from the Chionomys nivalis chromosome 22, mChiNiv1.1, whole genome shotgun sequence genome encodes:
- the Qrfp gene encoding orexigenic neuropeptide QRFP encodes MHTALRATRIPLRASWQQWHASTAPPRQAAPWRQMRSLRSLPYLLLLPLSACFPLLDRTGPTDISDVGAKRSRVHLAEGRRAHSVRDPSPWPRVPQPQALLVVAKKLQASRRAHTGFRLGRQDGGSQSAGFLPTDSEKASGPLGTLAEELSSYSRRKGGFSFRFGR; translated from the exons ATGCACACAGCCCTGAGGGCCACCCGAATACCTCTGCGAGCCAGCTGGCAGCAGTGGCACGCCAGTACTGCGCCACCAAGGCAGGCAGCTCCTTGGCGGCAG ATGAGGAGCCTCCGCTCTTTGCCTTACCTCCTCTTGCTGCCACTGAGTGCCTGCTTTCCCCTGCTGGACAGAACAGGACCCACAGACATCAGTGACGTCGGAGCCAAGAGGAGCAGGGTCCACCTGGCTGAGGGACGTAGAGCCCACTCAGTGCGAGATCCTTCCCCGTGGCCGAGAGTACCACAGCCACAGGCCTTGCTTGTGGTAGCCAAGAAACTGCAGGCCTCGCGCAGGGCACACACCGGCTTCCGCCTAGGGAGGCAGGATGGCGGCAGCCAGTCCGCAGGGTTCCTGCCCACTGACTCAGAGAAGGCCAGCGGCCCCCTGGGCACCCTGGCAGAGGAGCTCAGCAGCTATAGCAGAAGGAAGGGAGGCTTCAGCTTTCGCTTTGGCCGGTGA